In Methanobrevibacter sp., the genomic stretch AGCAAATCTAAAAAACCTGTCAGTAATCTAAAAATTAGTTTAAAAGTTCAAACAGGTAAAAAATATAAAAAATTAACAATAAAAACTGATTCTAATGGTGTTGCGAAATATTCTGCATCTAAATTAAGTATAGGTAAGCATAAAGTCATAGTAAAATCAAAAAATTCAAAAGCAAAAACAAGTTCAATAACAATTTCAAAAGCAAAAATAACAATTAATGCTCCAAAAATTACTCATACTTCTAAGGATGGAAAAAAATTTAAGATTACTGTTAAAAATAGGGAATCAAAAAAGCCAATGGCTGGCATTAAGGTTACAGTTAAAATTTTTACAGGAAAGAATTCCAAATCATACTCTCTGAAAACAAATAAGAATGGAGTTATTAAAATCAATACGAAATCACTGAAAAAAGGTTCACATAAAGTTACAATCAATGTTAAAAAAACTTCTAAAATCAAATCTGCTTCAGCAAAAAGCACTATTAAAACAGTTGAAAATCCTACATACATTAAACTTAAAGTAAATGGGCATGTTTTTAACGTCAAATTAGAAAATAATAAAGCTACTAAAGAGTTAGTAAACAAATTAAAAAAGGGCAATATTAAAATCAATGCAAATGAATATGGTGGATTTGAAAAGGTTGGAGATTTAGGTTTTTCACTTCCAACAAGTGATAAGTATATCAAAACATCATCTGGGGATTTGGTATTGTATAATGGCGATGAAATATCTCTGTTTTATAATTCCAATTCATGGGAATATACAAAGCTGGGCAAATTGCAGAATGTCAATGCAAATGACTTAAAAAATATTTTGGGAACTGGAGATGTTACATTTGTTTTAAGCTTAAAGTAATTTCTCTAGTTGAACTTCTTTAACTTCTTCAAGCAAATGATGTTTAATTTTCAGGTAGAAATCTTCGTTTGTAAACTCGAAATTATTGTTGAATGATTTGTAAGCTAGTTCACAGTCCTTTTGTAAGTTGAATTTGAATTCAGGATTTTTAGTGAAGAGTTTTTCAAAACCGTTTTTAACCTGTTCTGGAATTTCCACTTCATCAAAGGAAATCTTGTTTATCATCATGTCCATAGCAGAATTCAATACTGTTACTTGAAGGAGTGATGCGTAAGCGTCATAATACTCATTATAGTCAAGATTTACTTCAAAATAAATCATAAAGTTAATCAGAACGTGTGAAATCCAGATTAATGAGTTGGGTTCAAATTTTTCCAGCTGCAAATCTGTGAAGCTGAAAAGCAGTTCTTCCAGATTTTTGCTACTATTTTCTTCACAGTATTTAACGAACTCCTTGAAAGAGTAATTTGTTAAATATTTGGTGTATGCATCTTTTATCTCATCATCGCATTGATATTTTGAAATCTTCTTTAATTCTTTTCTGTTTAATTTTTTTGGATAGGTATTCATTTTAATCAAGTTTTTAATTATTTTTCATGATTCTATTTTTAGATTGAATATTTAAAATATTATTATTTTTTCAACTAAGGCTTATAGAATTAGTTAAGTTACAATTAAAGTATGGACATTTTTCAATATATATTTTACTAAATTTTTTGGCAAAATTACGACATATTGGTTAAGTAACTCTCAAATTACTTTCTTCTTTTTATACTCTCGTTTCTAATAGGTAAATATGAAAAGAATATTTGATAATACAAAATTTGGTAATCTTGAGGTTTCCAGTCGTATAATTAGAAATGGTTTGTGGGAATCTCAAAACGATTCTAGTAAAAATTTGACTCGGGATATTTTTGACAGGTATGAGACACTTGCTAGAAATAATGTGGGCGTTATTACTACTGAGTTAATTTCAATGTATTCTCATGACAGATTCAGTGATTTTACACATTATATTAATTCTCCATTATTTATCAAGGATTTTAAGGAGGTAACTGATATTGTTCATGAGTATAATGTTCCTATTTTAGCGCAAATCGGTTTTGTTAACTGTAATGTCAATGGTAAACAGATGATGGAAGTTAATGATTTGACTATTGAGGATATTCGCACTATTCAGGCGGATTATGTTATGGCTGCTAAAAAAATAATGTTTGCAGGTTTTGATGGTGTTGAATTGTGTGTTGGTAATAATTTTTTCTTGTCTCGTGTAATGGATCCGTTTGAAAACACAAGAACTGATGATTATGGTGGAAGCACTTATAATCGTGTTAGGATGGTTTTAGAAATCATAAAATTGATTAAAAAAACTACAAACTTGCATGTGCACTGTAAAGTTAATTTGTATCAGGATGAAAATGATTCTTTAGAAATTTGCAGGGTTTTAGCAAAAAATGGTGCGGACAGTTTACAAATTACTAAGTTTCTATCTCCGCAATATTTCAGAAAAGGTCAGTCCAATCAGGATATGCTGGTTGGTTTTGCCGGTAGCGTTGCAAGCAGTGTAGATGTTCCTGTTGTTTTGGGAGGGGGTTTATCTGATATGGAAAGTATTGAAAAATTACTCAACTCCACCGATATTGATTTTATTTCCATGCAAAGGCCATTTGTTAAAAACCCTGGTTTTTTAACAGAATGGAAAGAAAATAATTATGGTAAATCTCAATGTAAGACTTGTAATAATTGTTACTGGAAAAAGGAAAGCGTTTGTCTGATTGATTAATTTTCACTATTTTTTTTAAAACTTAAATATAACGGCTGTTAATATATTAAATTAGAGAGTGATAAATATGGATTTTTTAAGACAAAGTGATGTAATTCAATGGAAAGACGGAGAGTATAAAACAATCAAAGAAAACACTGTTGATGATGAATACACTTATTTATTTATAGATTATCTGCCTCCAAGGAAATTTTCAACATATCCTAAAGATTTGGAGGATTTTGCTGTCGGATATTGTCTTGGTGAAGGATTAATAAAAGACTATGAAGACATTGAATCAATCAAACTGGATGGAACAAACCTGCTTATTTCAACAAAGCTATCACATGACCCTGAAGAGGACCTTGAACAGGATGGCATTGTGCAGGAAAGAAAAGGAAACTGTGAACACGCATGTGTCTGCAGACTGTTGGAATATCAGGGAGTAAACTCTGATAATGCGGGAGGAATCAGATCTGAACTTAAAACCATAGAACCAAACACTTCTGATTTGACAATAGATGCAACTCAAATCATTAAAGATATCAAACATTTAACTGATGAGGCTAAAATCTGGCAAAAAACAGCAGGTGTGCATGTTGCCCAGTTAAAATTTGAGGATAAAATCATAATCCGTGAAGACGTTAGCCGTCACGTTGCAGTTGATAAGGTGATAGGTGCCGCTGCAAGGGAGGGGTATGATTTTTCAAAATGCTACATTTCATACAGTGGAAGAATGCCTGCAGATATGCTGATAAAGGTGATTCGTGTTGGAGTTCCAATTATTATCTCAAATGCTGCTCCGGCTTCATCAGGTCTTGATGTGGCTCAAATGGGTAACATTACAATGGTCGGTTTTGTAAGGGATAACAGATTTACAGTATATACTGCACCGGAAAGAGTCAATTTGGATAAATAATTCCATTTTTCATTTTTTATAAATAAAAGAAGATGATTTAAAGTTCATCTAATGAAAATGAACTTAAATCGAGTAAATCGAATGTTAATATTTTTGGAGCTACGGTAACTTTACCTACTCCTGTAATTATTTTATAAGCTTCAAATGCTTCAAGACAGCCAATCAGATTTGGTGTAGGTCCAATAACTGGTGGAACTCCTGATGTGACATTTTTTAAAGCTTCAATGGTTTCATCATTTAATTCCTTCCCAATTGACGGCAAATTAAACATTTCTTCATATGTTTTGTCACTGTTTGGCAGAAATACGCTGATTTGTCCCAATGTTCCATGAATTGCTCCGTGGATATATGGAATTCCTTTTTCTTTTGCTTTTCTTGAAACAATAACTCTTGTCAGGACATTGTCGAGTGCATCTATTACGATATCTGAGTCTCCGATAACTTTTTCAATGTTAGTTTGATCAATGTGTTCGTTAAAAATGGTGGTTTTAACATAAGGGTTTATTAATCTC encodes the following:
- a CDS encoding cyclophilin-like fold protein encodes the protein MFNKKICVILILVVFFSLAIQAVSAADNMDNSSSQMGDSGGEVKSVSLKPSKLSTTYDSGKYFKVKSIDSKSKKPVSNLKISLKVQTGKKYKKLTIKTDSNGVAKYSASKLSIGKHKVIVKSKNSKAKTSSITISKAKITINAPKITHTSKDGKKFKITVKNRESKKPMAGIKVTVKIFTGKNSKSYSLKTNKNGVIKINTKSLKKGSHKVTINVKKTSKIKSASAKSTIKTVENPTYIKLKVNGHVFNVKLENNKATKELVNKLKKGNIKINANEYGGFEKVGDLGFSLPTSDKYIKTSSGDLVLYNGDEISLFYNSNSWEYTKLGKLQNVNANDLKNILGTGDVTFVLSLK
- a CDS encoding HisA/HisF-related TIM barrel protein, yielding MKRIFDNTKFGNLEVSSRIIRNGLWESQNDSSKNLTRDIFDRYETLARNNVGVITTELISMYSHDRFSDFTHYINSPLFIKDFKEVTDIVHEYNVPILAQIGFVNCNVNGKQMMEVNDLTIEDIRTIQADYVMAAKKIMFAGFDGVELCVGNNFFLSRVMDPFENTRTDDYGGSTYNRVRMVLEIIKLIKKTTNLHVHCKVNLYQDENDSLEICRVLAKNGADSLQITKFLSPQYFRKGQSNQDMLVGFAGSVASSVDVPVVLGGGLSDMESIEKLLNSTDIDFISMQRPFVKNPGFLTEWKENNYGKSQCKTCNNCYWKKESVCLID
- the fdhD gene encoding formate dehydrogenase accessory sulfurtransferase FdhD: MDFLRQSDVIQWKDGEYKTIKENTVDDEYTYLFIDYLPPRKFSTYPKDLEDFAVGYCLGEGLIKDYEDIESIKLDGTNLLISTKLSHDPEEDLEQDGIVQERKGNCEHACVCRLLEYQGVNSDNAGGIRSELKTIEPNTSDLTIDATQIIKDIKHLTDEAKIWQKTAGVHVAQLKFEDKIIIREDVSRHVAVDKVIGAAAREGYDFSKCYISYSGRMPADMLIKVIRVGVPIIISNAAPASSGLDVAQMGNITMVGFVRDNRFTVYTAPERVNLDK
- a CDS encoding HesA/MoeB/ThiF family protein — encoded protein: MPTRYIGDGYWEIASRQMSIVTRSEQERFKDAKITVIGCGGIGGETIEMLARMGVGELVLVDKDAFDLSNLNRQTLANIGDLGLDKSAVAKEKVRLINPYVKTTIFNEHIDQTNIEKVIGDSDIVIDALDNVLTRVIVSRKAKEKGIPYIHGAIHGTLGQISVFLPNSDKTYEEMFNLPSIGKELNDETIEALKNVTSGVPPVIGPTPNLIGCLEAFEAYKIITGVGKVTVAPKILTFDLLDLSSFSLDEL